A single window of Salvia splendens isolate huo1 chromosome 8, SspV2, whole genome shotgun sequence DNA harbors:
- the LOC121745840 gene encoding probable inactive receptor kinase At5g58300 has translation MEHVGRLSRHPNVVSLLAYYCSKDEKLLVYEYMPSGSLSAALQVLIFVRYCLVNDFVSSVYSCIILIFVMYRLDNDSEIEIGGGGALDWESRLNVAIGAARGVAHIHSEGGAKFIHGNIKSSNILLRGGLDGCISDLGLSPMLTGYSDVKYRVAGYRAPEVIEAKKAATHKSDVYSFGVVLLEMLSPVRYPGYEKVVDLPRWVRSVVGEEWTAEVFDVELIKQGGVEEELVQMLQIAFCCVAKVAEARPSMDEVVGMMERVRHPDVENRPSSEDNGQTP, from the exons ATGGAGCACGTAGGCCGCCTCAGCCGCCACCCCAACGTCGTCTCCTTGCTCGCTTACTATTGCTCTAAAGACGAGAAGCTTCTTGTCTACGAGTATATGCCTTCGGGTAGCCTCTCTGCCGCCCTGCAAG TCCTCATTTTTGTCCGATATTGTCTTGTTAATGATTTTGTCTCATCTGTGTATTCTTGTATAATCCTCATTTTTGTCATGTATCGTCTTGATAATGATtct GAAATCGAGATAGGAGGAGGGGGAGCATTGGACTGGGAGTCGAGGCTAAATGTGGCGATCGGAGCAGCAAGAGGTGTGGCACACATTCACTCAGAAGGCGGGGCGAAGTTCATCCATGGCAACATAAAGTCCTCCAACATACTCCTAAGAGGAGGCCTCGACGGCTGCATCTCCGACTTGGGGTTGAGCCCGATGCTAACAGGCTACAGTGACGTCAAGTATCGCGTGGCCGGATACAGAGCACCGGAGGTGATTGAGGCCAAGAAGGCCGCCACGCACAAGTCGGATGTCTACAGCTTTGGTGTGGTGCTACTCGAGATGCTGAGCCCGGTGAGGTACCCGGGGTACGAGAAGGTGGTTGATCTGCCGAGGTGGGTGAGGTCCGTGGTGGGGGAGGAGTGGACGGCTGAGGTTTTCGATGTGGAGCTGATCAAGCAAGGCGGGGTCGAGGAGGAGCTAGTGCAGATGCTGCAGATCGCCTTCTGCTGCGTGGCCAAGgtggcggaggcgaggccgtcGATGGATGAGGTGGTCGGGATGATGGAGAGGGTTCGACATCCCGATGTGGAGAATAGGCCGTCGTCCGAGGACAACGGCCAGACGCCGTGA
- the LOC121743401 gene encoding WRKY DNA-binding transcription factor 70-like, which translates to MGSLNMDNFHARKRKAMVKLVKGKQIAVHLQSLLHEPVRNSEPVLEQQLAFQIYRSFSETLSDLSSCTTQIPAVEGGASASSSSSGDTRRKKKMKKRGVKDLRGCYKRRRTSDSWVTLSPTMEDNYAWRKYGQKTILNSDYPRSYFRCTHKQDGCKALKQVQRIKGEEIMYQTTYLIHHTCKETLRARPLVVEYSDLIDPNLISFQTSMTSEQDHQHCNHSSKIPLIISSVKREECVSEDASHEAKSTLEDPWNDIIGLDTFPVWTPYQDEVESASLDGLHMEVNQLCDIQYFHYFDDHMY; encoded by the exons atgggGAGTTTGAATATGGATAATTTTCATGCAAGGAAAAGAAAAGCTATGGTGAAGCTGGTGAAGGGCAAGCAAATCGCTGTCCACCTTCAATCCCTTCTCCACGAACCGGTTCGAAATAGCGAACCGGTTCTGGAGCAGCAACTCGCCTTCCAAATCTACAGATCTTTCTCCGAAACTCTCTCTGATCTTAGCTCCTGCACCACCCAGATCCCGGCCGTAGAAGGCggcgcctccgcctcctcctcctcctctggcGACactaggaggaagaagaagatgaagaagcgCGGGGTCAAAGATCTGAGGGGTTGCTACAAGCGGAG AAGGACCTCGGATTCATGGGTGACTCTTTCTCCAACTATGGAAGATAATTATGCTTGGAGGAAATATGGACAGAAGACCATCTTGAATTCCGACTATCCCAG GAGCTACTTTAGGTGCACCCACAAGCAAGATGGCTGCAAAGCCTTAAAACAAGTGCAAAGAATCAAAGGAGAGGAAATCATGTACCAGACCACATACTTGATCCACCATACATGCAAAGAGACGCTAAGGGCCAGACCACTCGTCGTGGAATATTCAGACCTGATTGACCCGAACCTAATCAGCTTTCAGACAAGCATGACATCGGAACAAGATCATCAGCATTGCAATCACTCCTCTAAAATACCCTTGATTATTTCATCAGTGAAACGCGAGGAATGTGTGAGCGAGGACGCGTCCCATGAGGCCAAATCGACGTTGGAGGACCCATGGAACGACATCATTGGGCTAGACACGTTTCCGGTCTGGACTCCCTATCAAGATGAAGTAGAATCTGCTAGTTTGGATGGGCTTCATATGGAGGTTAATCAGCTTTGCGACATACAGTACTTCCACTATTTTGATGATCACATGTATTGA